From the genome of Malus sylvestris chromosome 13, drMalSylv7.2, whole genome shotgun sequence:
TGGGGCTGCCATACATGCAGCTTTTGCCCATTCTTTCCTATCAGATTCAACTGTAAAGTTGCACCTTCATAATTTCTGAAAATCCTTATTATATGTTCATTTTGTGTCATccttaaaagtttaaaaaaaaaaaaatctcgatTCACCCAGAGTGTCTTGAGTATAGGATCTTGTGATTTATGATTTAAATGATCAATGATCACAAACTAACTTAATTTGGATTTACTTGCTTGATAACCAAGTTTGCAAAAATGGCAATTAAATTTGCAGTTGTTCGGGTCAACACAATACAATTCCATTGATATGTAcatgatttttatttatatgtttGCACACGATAAGTTAACGAGTCAGtattgggtttttcaaaacacgTTATATGAATTTAGTAAAACACGATAAGTTGTCAGGTCTAATCACATCAGTCGGATGGTAAATGAGATTTTCCCTTTTATGTTTACTTTTTCATAATGACAAGTTAACACATTccagattttattattttagaccTTTATTTTACGGTAGAAGGATTCAATGATCAATGCTTGAACAAGTTTAGAGAGAATACATTATTACACCAACATGTcaaccaaaatcacaaaagcaaAACATAAACCATGACATGTGAAATTCCCCCAAATTACATAATAATACAGATAACAAAAGACTAAGAATAGTAGAGCCGATCAGAACCTTCCTCCCTCCCTCTAGACAAGAACCGCGGCGGCAACGAAAGCGAGGAATCCAACAACCATGGATGGATATGTGAAGCTGCTGCCAGAGGGGGGTGAtgctggggggggggggggggggcgccATACCGGGCATACCCGGCATGTCAGCTGCAGTAGCAATCACAACTAGTAGGGCAAAGCACAGAGCATACGTTGCCTTTGAGGCCATGACTATTTGGTTTATGGCTTACAACAATACAGGGACTGAGACTATATATAAAAGATGAAGGGGTTAGATCGGCCAATTGTCAATATGTCATTGATAATGTTTTGGTATTATAGTAGCAAATACAATGTACACATTATAGATGAATTATCGATCGGACTTGACTAgtaaaaaaattagagaaagaATGGTTCTTTATACACTCAAATTTCATCTCTAGACacctattaattttatttaaaagaaaCTCTTGTACCTACATATACAATTACCATAAAAGACTTAGTGACTTCAAACTTCTAATACATACCATTGTCCGATTCTTTTATCGTAAACTTGGCTATTGTCATATACCTCCTCCTTCAGGTAGTAGAATATGAAGTTCTATTCCTTCTTATGGTATCGTATTCCCCCATTCACGCCTCTGTTATTTGTTCTAATGAAATTTCCTTTCGTAGGCTCAAACTAAGTAGTTATTCTTTTGATCTTTGTTGATTGGCCAAAATAGGTGTTTAgagaaaattatatttataaaaaaagaaaaagaaaagaagggtatttttgaaattttattaaatcATTTTGGGTATCTAAAAAAATTGAGACTGTGGGTTTTGGGCCGTAAAGGCAGAAAGCCCAACAAATTTCAGGAAGCGGAAGCAAAAGTTATGGAAAGGTGTATTGGTAGTTGATAGAGTGATCGTCTGCTCGCTCGTTTGTTCGATAACAATCTTCAGAGTCTCCGCCGCAGCTTTCGCTCTCTGCAACTACAACAAACCCTCCATAGCCGTATCCGTACATATATCTCCATGCCCTTCTAACTTCCCACTCACTCTCACCCTATGGGCTCCACTTCCGCCATCTTTCTCTGCTCTCATCCCAAggtactttctctctctctctctctctctctctctcttacttgAGTGCTGAAATTCCTGTTGGGTTTGAAGATACTACTGCGGCCGCAGAGGTTGCAATCTCAATTCGAATCCCAAGGTCCGGGAAGTGCTCGGCTCGGGTATCGTGCGCAGGGCGTGTTTTTACCTCCTATCCTTCCGCGACGGAGGAGATGCTTGGCGGTAAAAGCTGCTTCGAGGCCATCCGGTGCTCGAAGAGTGTACAGAGAATCACAGAGTGGGAGCTCATTGTCTGTTGCTCCCGTCAAGCAGCTCGCTTCCTTCGTCGTTCCCGTCGCCTCCTTCTTCGCCGTCACTTTTGGTACTGCTTTTGCTTTCAATTCCTTTTTCTACTGTCTCTTCAGCAAAAAAATTGACTTGGTTGAATGTTGGATAGAAATTAGAAAACTTTAACTTGGTTAAAACGCGTggtagaaattgaaaatttttaatttggttAAATGTTGGatagaaatttgaaaactctAACTTGGTTAAAATGTGGGGTAGAAATTGGAAAACTTTAATTTGGTTAAATGTTGGatagaaatttgaaaactttaacttggttgaaaatttgaaatgtcGAATAGAGGAtgcatttatttttaattattagcaAATTTCTACTGGAAAATGGCTTTTGCTTTAAATTTTTGTCATAATCAATAGATACCTTTATTGTGCTTGTGTTATCAGTCATTTGTGGTCCGGCATTGTTGATTCGTCATTATATTTGCCATGTCGCTCAAGTTGGTGCACTAATTTATGGCTTCAGCTGACAGTTTTGTGGAAATTGGTGGAGAAAATCCTTGTTCCGAAGCGGCAGAGGACTTCATCGGTAGAGAGCAGTACGCCCGCACAAGGAATGAAATGGTCTTTTGCCGCTGGTACGAATTTATTATCGGGTCTGGGTGCAAAGATTGAAAGAGAGTCCAAGCTGAAGCTCAGTGACTTTGCCAAGGAACTTAAGTCATTCAGAAGTGTTGACCTGTCAGGTAGATGCTGTAGTACTCATGAACGTAGTTTCTCTATCTTTGCCAGCCTTTTGGAGAACACTAGccagctaaaaaaaaaaaaaatcatattctGCTTTATTTTCGTGTTTTTCCTTATTTATACTAGTTTTTATCCGAATACCAACTGTAATTGCACTAATTTCTGGAACAATTGATATTTGAAATCATATGTTgtattgataattttttttattagaggTTTATTATTGTTTGTTAACTTCCTCATTGATTGTACCTTCCTTTTTGTTGGAGGCAAACTGGGTTTAGTATGCCAGTCATTTGAAGGTTCTAATATATCTACTAACTAAATGTAATAACTCATGCATGTTTTGGCAATGCTTTGTTTTGACAGGTCGTAACTTTGGAGATGAAggattgttttttctttcaggGAGCTTGGGTTACAATCAGGTTTGAGTTCATCAATCAGACACTAAAGCTCTCtgtttttgttatatatatttttgtttatctttttaGTTTACTAAGAAACTGTTACTGTGGACTATAATTGCATGCTTTATTGTGTTTCAGACTGCTGAAGAAGTAAGTTTTGCTGCAAATGGAATAACTGGAACTGGAATGAAAGCCTTTGATGGTGTTCTTCAATCTAACGTCATGTTAAAAACTCTTAATCTTTCTGGAAACCCTATTGGAGATGAGGGAGCTAAGGTCAGTACAAATTCCTCCCGCTAACATTTTTCGCTCCACCTCAGGCACAACTTACAATTGTACATTGTTGTGCTTTCCGAAATTAGAGAGCTGATTGTTTGTGTGGTGTACTATTGTTCACAGTGCCTATGCGATGTATTGGTGAATAATGATGGTATTGAAAAGCTCCAGCTAAACAGTACTGACATAGGGGATGAGGTTAGATTATTTCTTCTATTCAAGCTGGTGTCCTATTGACTGCATTCATGTGCTTTCAAAAGATGGAAGAGGAAAGGCTTGTTCATGAATGGTACACTTAAGATGCATGCTGTTCATTTCACTGTGCAGGGTGCAAGGGCTATTGCTGAAATGTTGAAGAAAAATTCAACCTTACGTGTTCTCGAACTTAACAACAATATGATCGACTACTCTGTAAGGAATGGCTTCCAGATATTCTAATATAATAATCTTCAATGAGTTCAGTCATAGTTCTCTAAACTGATTCTAtttataatttacaaaatggaGGTAGGGATTTACAAGTCTTGCTGGAGCTCTTGCTGAGAATAACACACTACGGAATATACATCTGAAGTTAGtcaagttccctttttttttctcatataATACAAACTTTCTGGCTTTTATCATTTTATGTAACGCTTGTTTGTGCGTATTGCTTGGCTATGGCTTTGGCTTCTTTTAAAGAAATTCTTCTGacaatcttttatttgtttgcAGTGGCAATTATGGTGGCGCCCTGGGGGCCAATGCTTTAGCTAAAGGACTTGAGGGGAACAAGTCTTTAAGGGTACCTGTCTCTTCACTACCACTATTCTTTCTGTTTTGCAATGCGACAAAATTAAATTACTACTCTATGTTGATGATGACTCTGAATGTTGCATAAATTTTCAAGGTATTTTACATCTGTGTTAAGTGGAAATACAATAAGTTAGATAAGTGAATTTTCATACAATAATAAGCCTGAGGAAGACATTCAGTTACAAAAGTTAACAAAAATCTACTCTTAAGCAATTTTAAAGATTGATGGAACCCTATTTATTGTTTCCAAGAAACGCCGGttatatttcttctttttagcTGCCACAATGTTGCTGCATAAAAATATATGAGCTTGCAACATAATTGGTTAAGTTTTTGAGAGGGCTCTGATATTAATAgctatgatatatatatatgcaggaACTTCATTTGCATGGAAATTCTATTGGAGATGAAGGAGTGAATGCTTTGATGTCAGGTTTATCATTACATAAAGGTTTGTGTTTCACTATATTAATTGCCATTTTTTTGTCTGACTTTTTCGGTTTCCTGCAGTTTATCTCATATGAATATTTTCTTAGGTAAACTTACACTTCTGGACATTGGCAACAACTCTTTTACTGCAAAAGGTGCTTTCCATGTTGGTGGATATATCAAAAAGACCAAGAACTTGTTATGGTTGAACCTTTACATGAATGATATAGGGGACGAGGTATAGTATTTTCAAGTTGTTGATCACTTCTGCTACACAATTATCTGAACTCACAGTTTGTCTGGTTTCCTTTTCAATTGTGAAAATTACTCAATAGCCAATCTAgaatatttgggaattttgtATACAAAGTAGATTATGATGGTGTACCCCAAAAAGATGTCGATTATGATGAATGAAGTCATTAAGCATATGTTTTTCATTTCAAGGTTATCAGCTTGCATTGAACCATCTACTGCTACAGCTATCACTGTTTGGATTTTCTGGCATTTGACAGTCTTAAGACAGAACAGAGAATTTGACcgaccgaaaaaaaaaacagaaaaaataagTTTGAACTTAGTTTTAGTATTTCCATTCTGGAATTTGGTACATTGTGCTATAAAACATACGAAGTAACTAAACAGTACTTCATTGGCATGTTTAGAGTTTTGTAACTTAAAAAGCCAAGTCAAGTTCCTTGCTGATGTGTAAATCCTGTTCATATCTAGGGAGCTGAAAAAATTGCAGATGCTTTGAAGCAAAACCGGACGATAACAACCATAGACATGGTGAGAAGAGCATGTGTCTTTTTTAGcagcattttttttaatgtatctgtgtttttttttatttaaaaatgaaaaacggTGTCCTTAACGTGCTAGTTTAGTAAACATGGGGATCGTTCTTACAGGGGGGAAACAACATCCATGCCAAGGGAGTCACTGCAATAGCTGAAGCATTGAAAGATAATTCCGTCATTACATTTGTAAGTCTTTAATCTTTATCTTCTACCTTTTCTTCTATCTTTCCGTTTTTATTCATGAATGTAATGGCATACACTTCTCTCCTCTCTCAGTTGGAACTCGGTTACAATCCCATGGGACCTGATGGGGTGAAGGCTTTATCCGAAGTTCTCAAATTTAATGGAAACATAGAAACCCTTAAGCTTGGCTGGTGCCAGGTAATCTATAGTTTTGCATATGCGCTTATCTATTTATAAGATCTGAGCTTTTAACGTgtattgtaaattttgttttgcaGATTGGTGCAAAAGGTGCAGAGTTCATCGCAGATATGTTGAAATATAATACCACCATCCGTGTTCTGGACTTGCGGGCGAATGGACTTCGAAATGAAGTGCGTTAATGTAGATAATCAATGTCTTCATACACCATTTAACCCTTTATGATCACtcaaatcttatgttattttataCGTTAAAAATGCAGGGTGCATCGTGCCTGGCTCGTAGCTTAAAAGTGGTTAATGAAGCTTTAACTTCATTGGATCTAGGGTTCAACGAAATTAGGGTATGTATTGGCGTTGTGTTGCCTGTTTACCCTTTCACATGTTAGTGGTCTTTTGCACACCGTCTGACAATGGTTTTGTTTTCAGGACGACGGGGCTTTCGCAATCGCTCAAGCACTCAAGGCTAATGAAGACGTGACGGTTACATCTCTGAACGTAGCCAGCAACTTCCTCACCAAATTCGGACAGGTATCCCCTTCGGCGTCAAGGATCTTCGAGTTTCACCATTTATGTTTGCCATTTTGTTTTCGCTATGTAACGGTGTTTTGGATCGTGCTGCAGAGTGCTTTGACGGATGCAAGAGACCATGTGTACGAGATGAGTGAAAAGGAAATCAACATTTTTTTCTAGCAGGCTTACTTTTTAGACCAGAAATGTGGATGCAAAAACTCGAAACAACACCGTTCTCGCGGTTCTTTCCTTCCCTTGGAAGCATCGGCAGGAACTCGAAAGTCCAAGCACTTGGTTGAAGTTTTTGACTTCCTATCAACTTCAACTTACCAGGAACAATTGACAATTGGAAATTTTGACGTTGAGAGATCATAGTTAGCTCTTCAGTGATAGGCATTGTTTGTTCTTAGAAGGttgtcaatttttatttttttgagtttgggggtgggggtgggaggTGGTGTTCATCACTCGAGTTAAAATAATTCTGCAAGCTTGTATCTGTCATATGAACTGATAAATATTCAGACAAGTTTTGTAAAGATTTTTGTGTAAAAGATGACTAGCGCCTTGTAGGaaaatgagaaatgctaaggactAAGGAGACTCTAAAGAGTGGAACTCTTTACCATCTCATGTTTTTGGCGCAATATTTTATGTTGGTATGGgaattaacgttaaactatGAGGTGACAGAGTCTATGGAGTCATACTTTGAGagtttccttagcatttctctaggAAAATACTTGGTTCCTCATCGTATCGATTCATTCCTCGTAAATTTTAGTTTGACACGTACACATGATATTTTCGTGTTTTCAATGTCTTATTTTGTGTACAACTAAGGAACCAAATAATGTTTAAATTATATTTGAACCAATTTGAAAGCGCCACTATCCGAGAAGAACTTTCATGACACGTGAAAATTACGGTGACATGGTAGCGGTGTACGAGGCCATGAAAGTTGTCACCCACTGTCCATATTGTCTATTTTATGACGTGGAAGCGGTGAACAGAGTTCGTGGCTGTCCTTGGAAACAACATTCATGTCGTGGCAGTCGGACTGGTTTTGATAATACTACGAGTCTACGATGGACCAACAGACTAATGTGTCACCAGACTCACCTCCTTCATTTTACTTGAGCTTACTCTGCTCTGCTGCCTCTGGTTCCCCTTGGAAATATAAGACTTGGACGACGCACTGTTTCAGTTCCCGTGCCTACACATGAcccacaatttttttattttcaagaaaaaaaacttacatGTAATCGCTCACTATCATCGCAGCGTCTCGTTATAATAAATTTTTGAACACATAACATTgtattattaaattaaatttacgtAGTGACAAACACGTTTCATGCAAGTTATTTTTCAGAAAGAAGAGTACGAAAAAAGTGAATAACACCCTTGAAAAAATGTCCTGAACAGAAATGCAGGAATTTTTTA
Proteins encoded in this window:
- the LOC126597198 gene encoding uncharacterized protein LOC126597198 isoform X2, which produces MGSTSAIFLCSHPKRLQSQFESQGPGSARLGYRAQGVFLPPILPRRRRCLAVKAASRPSGARRVYRESQSGSSLSVAPVKQLASFVVPVASFFAVTFVLWKLVEKILVPKRQRTSSVESSTPAQGMKWSFAAGTNLLSGLGAKIERESKLKLSDFAKELKSFRSVDLSGRNFGDEGLFFLSGSLGYNQTAEEVSFAANGITGTGMKAFDGVLQSNVMLKTLNLSGNPIGDEGAKCLCDVLVNNDGIEKLQLNSTDIGDEGARAIAEMLKKNSTLRVLELNNNMIDYSGFTSLAGALAENNTLRNIHLNGNYGGALGANALAKGLEGNKSLRELHLHGNSIGDEGVNALMSGLSLHKGKLTLLDIGNNSFTAKGAFHVGGYIKKTKNLLWLNLYMNDIGDEGAEKIADALKQNRTITTIDMGGNNIHAKGVTAIAEALKDNSVITFLELGYNPMGPDGVKALSEVLKFNGNIETLKLGWCQIGAKGAEFIADMLKYNTTIRVLDLRANGLRNEGASCLARSLKVVNEALTSLDLGFNEIRDDGAFAIAQALKANEDVTVTSLNVASNFLTKFGQSALTDARDHVYEMSEKEINIFF
- the LOC126597198 gene encoding uncharacterized protein LOC126597198 isoform X1; the protein is MGSTSAIFLCSHPKILLRPQRLQSQFESQGPGSARLGYRAQGVFLPPILPRRRRCLAVKAASRPSGARRVYRESQSGSSLSVAPVKQLASFVVPVASFFAVTFVLWKLVEKILVPKRQRTSSVESSTPAQGMKWSFAAGTNLLSGLGAKIERESKLKLSDFAKELKSFRSVDLSGRNFGDEGLFFLSGSLGYNQTAEEVSFAANGITGTGMKAFDGVLQSNVMLKTLNLSGNPIGDEGAKCLCDVLVNNDGIEKLQLNSTDIGDEGARAIAEMLKKNSTLRVLELNNNMIDYSGFTSLAGALAENNTLRNIHLNGNYGGALGANALAKGLEGNKSLRELHLHGNSIGDEGVNALMSGLSLHKGKLTLLDIGNNSFTAKGAFHVGGYIKKTKNLLWLNLYMNDIGDEGAEKIADALKQNRTITTIDMGGNNIHAKGVTAIAEALKDNSVITFLELGYNPMGPDGVKALSEVLKFNGNIETLKLGWCQIGAKGAEFIADMLKYNTTIRVLDLRANGLRNEGASCLARSLKVVNEALTSLDLGFNEIRDDGAFAIAQALKANEDVTVTSLNVASNFLTKFGQSALTDARDHVYEMSEKEINIFF
- the LOC126597198 gene encoding uncharacterized protein LOC126597198 isoform X3, which translates into the protein MGSTSAIFLCSHPKLTVLWKLVEKILVPKRQRTSSVESSTPAQGMKWSFAAGTNLLSGLGAKIERESKLKLSDFAKELKSFRSVDLSGRNFGDEGLFFLSGSLGYNQTAEEVSFAANGITGTGMKAFDGVLQSNVMLKTLNLSGNPIGDEGAKCLCDVLVNNDGIEKLQLNSTDIGDEGARAIAEMLKKNSTLRVLELNNNMIDYSGFTSLAGALAENNTLRNIHLNGNYGGALGANALAKGLEGNKSLRELHLHGNSIGDEGVNALMSGLSLHKGKLTLLDIGNNSFTAKGAFHVGGYIKKTKNLLWLNLYMNDIGDEGAEKIADALKQNRTITTIDMGGNNIHAKGVTAIAEALKDNSVITFLELGYNPMGPDGVKALSEVLKFNGNIETLKLGWCQIGAKGAEFIADMLKYNTTIRVLDLRANGLRNEGASCLARSLKVVNEALTSLDLGFNEIRDDGAFAIAQALKANEDVTVTSLNVASNFLTKFGQSALTDARDHVYEMSEKEINIFF